GCAAGGGGCCTCCCGGGGCCCCCGCAGGCCGCTTCTCCCTCCATGTGACTCTGCGGGCACCGTGATGCAGGAACCCAGACTCCTCAGTGAGCAGAGGTCAGCCCCAGAGGCAGGCCGTGACCGTGGGCCCTGCTCCAGACAGGCAGGAGCCCCAGGGGAGGCTCCACGGTTCCCCAAACCCCTTACTTACACTCACCAAGTGCCTGCAATTTCTCGTATTTCAGGGCTGTGCATTTACCATGAAAAAGTATGGAAAACAAAAGTTATAGAATTTGGACACCTCAGGTACCACAATGTGGTAATAAAAGTACCAATTTGGACATCGTTTACACATGAAGTTAAAATGCAGGATCAGGTACACAAATGGTCTTCATACGGCCTCTTAAAAGCAAGAGGAGCTCAATTTCAGCTATGCAACAACTGGCAAAAGAAAAGCCAGGCGGTAAACACTCGATGTCTGAAACCCGCAGGCAGATGGAAACGGCGCTTGCGGTAGGGAGTGGGAACAGACCACCGGTGTGGCTGGTCAGCAGCACGGCCCGCCCTCCAGGCCCTCGGTGCTGGAGGCGTAGCGGGTCACGTGAAGACTACAGGAGAGCAGGGACGTCGTCTTTAATGAAGTTGGAATTAAAAAGTCACTCGGTGAAATGTTTGAGTACTGGTTTTTATCACATCAAAAAAGTTGACATGCAGGTCAGAGCTGTTTCCCCGTAGAAAGTGGGAAGCCGTGTGTTAAAAGCCACAGAACTGGCTGCTCCTGCCAGGTGTCTCTGAAAAGGGGCTGCTGCATCAAAACACGTTTAAGTTAAAACAACCCTTCACGTATCAAAGAAATGTGTCAAAATAAtctcaaacaattaaaatatatatatttataattccaGGCCCTCAGAAGCAATCATGGTAGTTAAGAACGAAGTTTTGAGTCATGATAGAGGCCAACTCAACACATCTCTAGCGAGATGAAATTCGGAAACCGGCATTAGAGCCCGGAGTTGCTGCAGAATCTCCTCCACGCGCCGGGCGGACGGGCGAGCGTCCTCCGGGGCCACGGTGAGCGTCCTGGGAGGCAGCAGCTGGCAGCGTCCTGGCTCCTTCCGCGGacccggcccccgcccccgccccccagcccacaCGGCTGTCCGCCCGGCCTGCACTCCGCAAGGCCAGCGTCCGGACGCCTGACCGGCACTGGAAAATAAATCAACGCGATTCGGTTTAAATGCCAGTTTCTTCAAGAACCTGATATTTCAGTTACAAATAATTGaagctcctttttaaaaagaaaataactcccTCGTAATCAACTACTTTATGTGAGGAAAGAAGACGGCGTCACAGCAACTTGTGGCCGTCCGGGGCCCGCGGAGGGCGGCCGCGTCTAGCTGGCGAACGTCTTGCCCGCGTCCTCCTTCCCCTTGTACGTCCTCTTGCCGTGCGTGAACGGGATGTACCGGTACTTGATCATGTGCTGGGGACAGGCAGACGCGTCTCAGCACGGCTTCCCCGTGACCCATCTTCCCTCCAACTCTGAGCCCCACCTTCTTTCTCCACGTACCGGGCGTGGAGCCAGAGCTCCGGCGGACACCCTCGTCCCCCCACTGCCCAGCGGAGCCGCCCGAGCTGCTGGAAACCCTGAGGGTGTGGGATGGGCTTCGTGATGCCCCGTGTGCTACTGGGCCGGGGACGCAGAATGGGTGGCACCCGGGCCCAGGTGGTTGGGTCGGGGGAGAGGCCAGGATGAAGCCGCACCGCCCCGTCTGGCCAGGCCCGTTCTAGGGTGATGTTGGCAGAACACACCCTCTGGCAGGTCCTGGGCCCCGACTGTCCCGCGGTATGATGTGCCAGACCTGAGGGTGTTAACTGGCTGTGCTGTGCTGGCGGGGAGCGGGCACCACACCCATCAGACCTGCAGGGAGAGCAGGGTCCACACGGCCCTCCCGTGTCTCAGGCCCGAGCCGGCTCTCCCAAAGCTACCAGTACCTGGTGGCACTGTCTCACGGTGCAGAACCATCTGGGTTTTTACCTTTATTTGCCTCTTCATCGTGATACAGAAAAGCATGATGAAGTACATCACCAGGATGGGCCAGAACACCGGGACGTTGAATGCCTCAAAGAAGGTGCAGACCATGGCCACCAGGATGCCCTTGGTCGCTGCGTGCCTAACGGAAGGAGAGAAGGTCAGTGCTGGACGGCGGCCCCGAGGAGGGTGTGGGTCTCCACTTGCGGAGCGCGGTGGGCACTGCGTGTGGCGTGTCTGACGTACTACGTGTGACCACGGACACGGCGTTCTTAGTCCCTTGAACACTCGAAGTTTTCTGAAATTACACAAAGTGTAAAACAGCAGTGGGGGCCCTGGCACTGCCCAGGCCGGCAGCTGGGGGATACAGGTGCCCCCCCATGTGCTGTTGGGGCCCACGTCTAGAAATCCAGTCCGAGCCTCAAGGCTTGAGTCCCACACGCCCAGCAGGCCGTCCCCCAGTGGCCGAGCGGTGTCCCCGGGGAAGCAGGTGGAGTCGGGCCTCAGGGCCGCCCTCCCTCCGGCTCAGGGCCCAACCCATCAGGGTCACAGCCCTACTTAAAATCCCCCTTGGTCCCCCTTTCCTCGGGGGGCGGCAGGACCCGGCCTTGCCCACTGCCACCCCCccgcccgcgcgcgcgcgcgcgcacgcacgcacgcacacacacacacacacacacacacacacacacacacaccccaccacccccccaccacccccaccatcccccacacacacacacacccgcagcCCCGGGCCCAGCGTTTCACACTCATCCCACAGGGACTCACCGAGCACCCACACGGCCAGCCCTGCACCAGGACGACGGGCTGAGGGCGGCAGCTCTTTGCCTTCACTTTTGTGACAACACAGGACAGACACGTTCACagaccacccccccacacacacaccactaagGGGTCACCTCCATCCTCCTGTTACATTCATCCTTGTCACAACGTCACACACACGTGACtgcctccaggaggcctggggacgCCCAGGCCAGCCCGAGGACCGAGTGGGGAGAGAGCTGGTCCCCCTTCAGGCCACCGGGAGGGGCGCCGTGCACAAAGCAGCGTCCCCCCGAGGCTGAGTGTGCCACATACCCGGGACCCGCCTCCCCAGAAGCAGCCTCTTTTCTGCGGCGTCGAGGTGCAGCGGTGTTACCTTGGGAGGGGGGTGGGCACTGCAAGGCCCCGAGACGCCCCTCCACGCCCAGCGGGCACGCTTCACGTTCTGGGTGAGTCAACGTTCAAAACGAGGAAACGACAGACTGGCATTCCTCCAAGGAGTCTAAGCTGCTGGCTCGCTGGGACCGAAGCGCCTGCCCCCGTCTCACGGCCACGTGCGGGGACGAGCGTCCTTCACAACCACCGTTAGGAAATGACTCACCAAAACTTAAACTCTGGGAGCCTTCGAATGAAGGGCCGGAACTCCTCATTCTGTTTGGTTGGTAACGAGGGGCCGTCGTCTGAAAGGCACAATGTCACCCGGAGGTGAGGCAGGCAGTGCACCTTGCCGTTTCCACCGCTGCCCTTTTACGGTTCCCTAGAGCATGTGAACCAGCAGGCCTGATACGTGACATACAGATTTACATCCTTTAACCGGACATAAAATGGGGACCTTCAGTTGATTTAGAAACGATTCACTGCTTTAAAAGATCTGtattagaatttctttttaagacCACTTTAAGGGATCACGTAAAAATTCAACCACACGCCGATTTTCAGGAACGCATCAACTGTACAACACGAGGTACAGGGAGGATGAAAGTCCACAGCCCATGAGAGCACAGAGGCGGGAGCTGTGAATCCACTCTCAGGGGCGCTGGGCTCAGGACGGCCACCCTCTGCAGTGAGCCGCGAGCCGGGCCTCGGGCTGAGGCCCCCAAGCTGCCTCCCAGCCCACGCGGGAAGGTGCCCTCCCCAGttaacagatggagaaactgaggcctactGAAAGGGCCTCTTGTTTCCTAATCCCCCCAATGCAGCACCAAATGAAAGcgttgtttcctttgctattttcATCAAATACTCCACAGAAAAAATACACAGGCTCCGATGGTGATGGGAACAGGCTGCATAAAGTGCGCCTCTGTCCTTAACAACTGTGCCTCTGACTCTGTGGGCTCCACAGGAGCTGCGTCGGGTTTTCCCAACAGTGGCTGCAACGTGCCGGAATGGAGGCCTCAGCATCCGGTCGTGAGCCATCCCTGCCCTCAGCTGGCCCAGCAGATGTGTGCCAAGGCCCCCACCTGGCCCAGGTACGCCACGAGGAGCCAGAGCCACGAACCTTCCAACCCATCGTCCTCAGGGGACATCGGGGGGCCAGTGGCCTCAGTCAGCCACGTGGAGCCGCCGTGGAAGCCCGCTTTTGTGAGAAAGGGACCTACCAGGCAAGCACGGAGGGGACGTGGATGGGCCCGCtacccaggaagcaggccctggctccccccgcccccacgggACCTCGGCCAGGTTCCACAGCCCGACGGCTCACTTTCCTCACTTGCCAAACGGGGGTGACAGGAGCGCCTGCCTCCTGTGACTGTCACAAGGGCTTAGCAAGTCGTCCCACAAACTTGCCAGGATCACAGAAGTTGCAGGTACATTTTAAGCACCCAGAGAACAGTCCCCCAAATTTAGATTTCAAATGTTTCCAGAGAAACTGGAGCAATCCTGGGAAGTATAGAAAGACCAGAACTCTCCCCAAACAGAGCAAAGTGGACGGTCTCTACTCTACCTGAATCTTCCATTAAGGAGGGATCCACTTTTGGAGACAGGAAAGCTATGAAGAGATTTAGATGGTAGATTCCCAAGGCGTAGGTCACGATGTACCAACcctggaagagaaggagaaacggTCAGTGAGGCCACCCTGAACCCATTCCCTATCTGGACTGAACCAGGACACGGAGTCCTAAGAAGTGACCAAAGTGCAGTGAGCGTCCACGCTGACAGTTTATCTTAAACTGCACCGTGGGTCTTGAAAGTGGATAAGCCAAGGTCCACACGGCGAACGTTTGCAAGGGTCCAGTCAGGTGCAACCAGAACGTAAAGCCATCAGCCCCCCGCGGAAGGCAGCAGAAACGGGGGTGCTTCAACAAAGCCTCACGCCCAAGCTGCACACCCAGGCCACAAGCCCTGCCCTCGGCCAGCGGCGCCTAACCCAGACGCAGGCTCCGGACCAGCCTGAGACACTGGGGCTCGAGCTCCTCCCGGCGGGCGGTTCACGCCACCACGCGCTGTGCCAGGAATGTTCCTAACGTTTGCCCGGAAGAAATCCAGAGCTGGAAAATCAGGAAACCAAGCACAAGTCAGCAAAGTGTCGTGGAGCCAAACCACCCTCAGGCGGTACAGAGAAGGGGGCACACGTGCCACGTGAGTCTCTCTTACAGGAAAGACTTCATCCAGTCAGAACCAGAGCTGCACTGCAGGACCAACCGAAAAAGCCTAAACACTGTCACACAAACAAGATGAGCCCCTTCTGCCTTAAAACGTTTTCAAGTCAAACAAAAAGCGAAATGTGAAGAGTTAACAGCTGCAGGTTTACACAGCTCCTCATGGTGCGCTGAGTCTGAAGGGACGCCAAGGCGGGTAGAGACTCGGCTCAGAGCACAGGAGGACCAGCCTGTATGAGACGCGCCCGCCCCCGCCCAAATCCCCCAAGTCAAGGTTTCTAGGTCATTCTTTCCATTGAGAATAGACCAAGGTCCAGTTTCTTAAAAACATTAGACCCAATCACAGCAAAGGGAACATCAGCTGTGGACACCCAGTGCAGACCGCGCCCTGCTGCAGGGCTAGACCGGGGCCCCGCCGCCTTCGCACGGAGCCGGGGCTACGCTTCCTGGTAGGAACGCAGACACAATACCATCCAAGGACAGGTCTCTACACTTAGCTTAGATGAGAATTCCCCACAGCACTGGACGCAGCATAGCACCCAGTAGGTGAAGTATCCATCTACGCACACACGTATTCCTAAACCTTGGGAAACACCGGGAAGGAGGGTGTTTGCTTTCAAGGAGGGGGAGAAAATGCCTCAGCCTCCTTCCTCTGGACAAGGGGGACCCACGGGAGCGCGAGCTGCCCTCCTCTCAGGGTCCACAGGGCACTCCTGTCCAGAGCCTGGCGCTCACCAGAGGTGCAGGGAGGGCGTCTGTGCCCTGTAGCCGCTGTGCCACCCTCGGCctccccacccggccctcctcggACACCAGCATGGCTCACGGCGCCCAGTCCAGGTGGCTTTGTCCCTAGAGGCCCCAGCCCCCGTAAGTCCCGCCCGACGCAGGGTCAAGGAGCGCCAGAGGGTCCCCTGTGCAGACCAGGACACTGGAGAGCGCTGTCACCTCACCAGGCCCGGCTGACACCAAGACTGTCCTGGGAAGCCCAGCAACAGAATACGAGGAACTTAGAACGGGATGTCAACAGCCACCCTTTAAAGACAGTCACCGGAGTCTTTCTTATGCTTGATACGTAACTGAAAAATGACCTTTCGAGACCCTTTTCTTCACCATAAACCCACCTAATCCAGAGACAGGAGGAAAAACAACACCCCAGCCAACACCACAGTGCGGTGACTCGTCACCGCCACCCCCCACCGACCTGCAGCAGGTAAACTCGGATCATGTAAACGAAGCTCAGGCCCAGCGTCACCACCCATCGCACAGCCGTGTATGGCGTAGACTTGTCCAGCCAGGACTGATAGATCTGGAAAGAGAGCGGCCCAAGTTACAGAGACCCTGCAATTCCTTCTGCAGAGCACACTTCCTGCCAGCGTTTGTTTGCCTCAGATTTTAAGTCAATGGCACTAAGCGGTGACTACAATTAATCTAAGATTTGCAGTGCTTCCGGAGGCAAGTCCACCCCTCAGGCAAAAATACTACAGAACCATCTCTCGCAGCACGTGGTCCTCCAGCATCAGCCCGAGGGGCCATCGTGGGGAGACTGAACTTCAACCCCAGAGAGGATGGGACAGAGAAAGGAGAATGTCACCACCCTGCATGTGGGCCTCCACCCGGGGTCCTGTCCCAAAGCCCGCTTGCCCCGGAGCCGGTGCCAGCCCGCCCAGGAGCCACAGAGCTGACTGCCTTAATCCTCAGATTCACGTGAGTGCACGTGTGCCTACATACACACCTACGTGTGCGTGTAATTAATATACACGTGTGTAGTCTGAATTTGAGATTTTAATCATGAAAGATTTCAACTATTCGTGAGAGAGAATATGAGCCTACATGTACCTATCACCTGGCTTCAATAATTATGAACTTTTCCAGgtgctattttttaattttataaatcaatACAGTTTTAGTTTTGAACCAAACTGTGCGATTCTTCGCAGTTAGACTGAGTCAGACTCCTTCCTCCAGAACTCACAGGCCTCGCTGCAGCCCCAAGGGGTATTCCCGCCGCAGAGCGCAGGCCTGGGCCACGGGGGCCGAGGGGCCGCGGACATGGGTGTCTGGACGAGGGGACAGCAAGAGCAGAGCAGGGGCCGCCAGGTCCATCCCGCCCaggagctaagaatggttttcacattttaaaagttgttggaaaaaaacacagaagacaaGTACATGGCCTGAACCTCAGGAGACCCAGCAAGCACCCTCACGGCAATGGGAAAAGCTTCCGAGAGGGTGAACGAGAGACCCAGGGAGGGGCCGCCCACCCTGCGGGGGCTGCCAGCACACTTACGCCCCAGGGAAACGTCACCAGGGTCAAGTCTCATTTAAATGTTTCCGCGAGTCAGTGACCCGAAAACCAACCTGTCCAAGCCTTGTGAAGAATCTGTACACCACAGAAGGCTTCCCATGGACGGAATCTCCCACACTGTCACCTTCGGACATGCTGTACACGAGAAAAATAcaacatacttttaaattaagtaaCAAGTGCTCAAGGGCTGGATCGTGGTGCCCTATCTTCATCAACACCCTCCAGCAGGTTTCCTCAGTATTTCACGGGTTCATCCACGCCGTGGCTTCCTTCTGTGTGTCTTTACCACCAGTCACCCAGAAAAAAGAAACCAGCCAGAGACACGCTTTGGTGGAGAGCCAGGAAGGCATGTGACATGCAAAGCAGCAGCACTGGGTGGACTTTCGTTCCTGCTAATGTCACCTGGCTCACACTCCTCCGGCAGGTCCCCAGGAGCCGCCCTCGCTGACGGCCAAGTCCTGTGGCCCTGCTTCTGTGTCCACCTCCCGGGGTCGGCCCCCAGCACCTCCTCCTGCTGCTCCCTGGGCTCCCCTCGGTGCCCCCACCTCTCCAGGCCCTGCCCGCGGTGCCAGCTGCGCACCTCCAGGTCCTCCCAGAGCCGGTACCCCCCACTCCATGACCAGGATCCTCAGGTGATCAGCCGTCTGCGTCCCAGTTCCTTATCTGTGCGTGGAGGTAATCCTATCCGCTCCTGACCATTTCAACATGCCGTGCGATTCCACGCGCCTCTAGCCTGCGAGAACCCAGGTCACTAAGGGAAGCCAAGGGCATCGTCACCCCTATTCCACAACAGAGGATCAAGCCCCAAATAGTTTAAGCCACTTCTCAAAGTCAAGAGTAGCTCTGACCTCAGCTCCTGCAGCCCAGCACGCTCCCGCCTGAACCTCGGGGCCAGAGGATGCAGAGGACGGAGGGCCCTGCCAGCCTGAAGCTGGTGATGTCGCCGGGGCAAAGCTCTCGCTGCCCGCAAACTGATGGGCGGCTCCTTCCGATCTGgcaccacggcagggctggggacCAGAAGCGGACTCCAGCTCGGAGTCTGTTTCCAGGGCCCCTGAGTGGCACGGCTGtgcggcctcagtttcctcatcgggGAGATGGCACCTGCTGGCACAGCAGCCCTTCCCATTCAGACAGAAAACCACGGCTCCCGACGGCCCGAGCTGCCCCATCGCCCGGCCTGCGCACAGCGCGGCTGGGGCCTGAATCCACGCCCGCCGACACGTCCTCGCCACGTGCACTGAGCAAGTCAGCAGACTCATGATGCGATCGCAGGTCCCAAGTGGAACAACGTGCCCCTTACAGCTGACCCTCGAAGAAAGCAGAGTTAGGGGCGCCGGCCCCCAGCAGTCGACAAGCCGAGTATGACTTTACCGTCGGCCTCTGGATCCACAGTTCAGCCAGCCACGGACTGTGCAGTACCGCAGTACTTTTCTCGTGCAAAAAATCCACACGTGAGTGGACCCACGCAGTCCAAACCTCTGTTGTCCAAGGGTCAGCTGTACAACTCAGGTGTTAAAATAACCTGAGTGGTCCCACCAGACACGTCATCACATCTGTGCTGAAGAGTCTGTCCTTCAGTGACCCCATTTCCTGGAGCCACCGTGTGGAGGGGGCCGACTAGGCTAGCGGGTGCAGGAGCAGCAGGAGTGCCACGGAGGAGACTGAGAAGTGCCCTTTGCTCTCAGGGGAGCCGAGGCTGAACTGCACAGGTGAATCGTGGCTCCCAGTCCTGTCTTTTAAGGAGGTATGTCTCTACGTTCAACTGGGAAAAACTCCATTTTTTCAAAGGGGCTACATTAGCACTTGTCACCTAGGACAGCCTGCCACCCTCTTTAGGCCAAAGCCAGGCCAGCAGAAAGCTACATCAGTAACATCGTTTATCCTTCGGTTCCATACAAATTACCCCTTATTCTGTTTTTTATGACCAAAGTGTTTACCTTTAAAACCCTTCTACTTGAGCTGAAGCATTAAGTTGAACATTAGAAAAACCTGGCTATTCCTTTACGTGCCCTAAGTAGAAATGACTGCTTTTAAGTCTCCTTCTTTCAACTGAACGTGTGGAAAATCTTCCCAAAACAAAACAGCCAACTTCAGATCACCTGGAAAACGACAAACGTGGTAACACACGGCTCCACGCCGCGGCTGAGCTTGCCGACAGTGACGTCAAGAACGTGAACTTTGGAGTCAAACGGCCTGTCTATGGCGTGACCCGCAGGCCACCTCGGCCGGCCCCACTCCGATCTGTAAAGGGCCCCTGTGGGAGTGAGCGGCCAGCCGTGTTAGCACCAGCAGCAGGCCTGGCCGTAGGGCGGccgagggacggagggagggagggaggcagcggGCGGGTCTCCCTCAGACACGTCAGACCTGTCCCGAGGGGCAACCCTCGCACAGCTGGGCGTCTGCGGCCCTCTTCCCTCTGCTGTTGCAAGACCGCCTCCTCGAGAGAGGCCCCCTGCGACTGTCCAACAGGTGCCGGTTCCTCACATCACGTCaccctgttttattttgtgtGACGATCGTTTCTGCTCGCTTTCCGCTTTCTCTCTCTATTGCCTCCTACTAGAACCCAAGCTTCCTAAGGGGGAGCCTTGTCTGTCCACTGCCAGCCCCACGGCCCACAGGGCCCGACACAGAGCTTGCAGTGGGTGAGTTCTCTGTTGGATGTCACTGCTTCAGGCTCAGCCTcaagaaaacaaaggcaaaaataagacAAAGCCATTCCAAGCAGAGACCAGGAGTATCACGTCTGGAGAGTGCGTACAGAGTTCCGGAGCCACCACTGCACCTGTGTGTGGAGCGGACCTCCCTCCCCAGATGGCCCCGTCACACGCAGAGGACAGTCCCGCCCGGCGCACGGTCACCCATTCCTCCCGGGTCCCCAGCGTGGTCATTTCCCTCACTTCCACCCTCTGATGCTGTTCCCTCCGCTGAAATGCCCTTCCAGACCTCATCCACCCGAGCGCTCGGCCAAGCCCCGCCACCGGCTGCTCCCTCCCTTCCCGTGGTCACGGGAAGGCGTGACCACCTTCCTGTCTCCACCGGGCCCTGACCACACCGCACCTGCACCACCAGAACCGGGGGCCCCGGGGGTCCACCTTACACATCCCCAGAAGTGAGACCCACCCGACAGAGCAGCAGGCGCCCCGGGACGCTCCCAAGCCCAGGTGCCCAGGACAAGTTTCCGGAGGAAGCTCTGGGCCCAGCACGCGGGGCGCCGTCGGGCGGCTCGGCCCGAGCACTCGGAATCCTCGGTTCGCAGAATAGCCAGGACTCGACCTCAAGAGACCTAAGTCCAGCGCGACGCTTCCTACCCAAACCCCGCAGGCCGCCCTGGGTCGGCGAGGACACCGAGGCCCCACGGCCCGGGCCGGGCGGCCGACCCCTTCCAGGACGCGCCAGCGGGGGCCGGGAGCCGGTCATCGCGGCGACCCCAGGGGCCCCGTTCGGCCTCGGCCCCGCGCTCGGCCCGCAAGaccccggcccccgcccggccccagccccgctccaccccgccccgccccacccgccGGTACCTCGCGGTCCACTGCGGCCGAGCGCGGTCTCCCGAGGGCCGCGGGAAGGAGGACGCGGGTGGCGGCCGCGCCGGCGCTTCACTCGGTCCGGGTAGACGCAGCCGAGCGCTTCCGCTCCGTCCTGCGCGGCACCGCCTCCCGGGCCTTCAAGATGGCCGCCGGGGCGGGGCCGAGAGCCTCCAACCATTTCCGCTTCCGGTGCGGGCGCCCAGGCCGTTGGCGGGGCGGTCGCGTCGGCGGAAGGGATGTCAGCAGCGGAAATTCGCCGCGTTGCGCAAGCGCAGTCGCGTCCTCTGGCTCCGGGCCCAGAGAGCTCCGCTCCAGAGATTGGTAACGCCCAGAGACTGAGCCCGAGGCCACGCCCCCTCGCGACCAACGAGCCAATGGAGGAGTGCTATGGGTTGCTAAGGGAAACTCTAGAGGAAAGATGGCGTCTGCCCGTGATGGGTGCGCGAGCTCCCGTCTGGCGCGCCGAGACCTCCCGGCTCGGCCACCGCGGGACGGTAACACCCGACTGCGCCCTACCGGGCCTTGGTCCGGATGGGAGGGAGGCGGGCAGGTCCGGGAGCTCGCTGCGCGTCCCCGCACCCGCACTTTCACTTCAGGAAGTCCAGAACCCGCGGCCCCCAAGCCCAGCGGGGCTCCCCACGCGAGCCTCCCCCGAGCCCAGCCCGCAACCCCCGGAAGCCTTGTCGACCCCGATTTGGGAGGGACGCGCCTTCGCGTGTCCCGGTGCCCTCGGGACGGGCGGGGTCCCAGAGTAGCAGAACCGGCCGTGTCTTGGCGACCCAGCCGGCAGGAACCGAGTCGGCCCTTGGTGTCCCTGCGTCCTCGCAGGGGTCGCCTCCTCTGACTGCGCCTCCCAACGTCCCCGACGCGCGGTCAGAGGAGGTTTGATAGGACCTGTTCATAGAATGAAAAAAACGGGGCTGTAGA
This genomic stretch from Kogia breviceps isolate mKogBre1 chromosome 1, mKogBre1 haplotype 1, whole genome shotgun sequence harbors:
- the RER1 gene encoding protein RER1; its protein translation is MSEGDSVGDSVHGKPSVVYRFFTRLGQIYQSWLDKSTPYTAVRWVVTLGLSFVYMIRVYLLQGWYIVTYALGIYHLNLFIAFLSPKVDPSLMEDSDDGPSLPTKQNEEFRPFIRRLPEFKFWHAATKGILVAMVCTFFEAFNVPVFWPILVMYFIMLFCITMKRQIKHMIKYRYIPFTHGKRTYKGKEDAGKTFAS